In a single window of the Rhizobiaceae bacterium genome:
- a CDS encoding patatin family protein: MLEWASFRRADVREADGVVSAGGLAGTKKMKPGVALALGGGAARGWAHIGVLRALDEAGIEISMIAGTSIGALVGGCYLAGKLNELEEFARSLTRRRIFGLLDITFASNGLFGGMKLNARMKEHMNGMRIEDLPKPFVAVATEIRTGHEIWLSEGALIRAVRASYALPGVFEPVECDGRILVDGALVNPVPVSVCRAYEQPLVIAVNLHYDNFGRSAVLKHSAGELLIEKNGNPRDTKDTPPTQARLGVTGVMVEAFNIIQDRISRARLAGDPPDMSLQPKLGHIGLAEFHRADEAIELGYESTLARIEEVKRLQAVMV, from the coding sequence ATGCTCGAATGGGCATCGTTCCGGCGGGCCGATGTCCGGGAAGCCGACGGCGTTGTCTCGGCGGGCGGACTGGCCGGAACGAAGAAGATGAAGCCGGGCGTGGCGCTCGCCCTCGGCGGCGGAGCCGCGCGGGGCTGGGCGCATATCGGCGTGCTGCGGGCGCTTGACGAGGCCGGGATCGAGATTTCCATGATCGCCGGAACCTCCATCGGCGCGCTGGTTGGCGGATGCTATCTGGCGGGCAAGCTCAACGAGCTTGAGGAATTTGCGAGGAGCCTGACAAGGCGGCGCATCTTCGGCCTGCTCGACATCACTTTCGCCTCCAATGGTCTGTTCGGCGGCATGAAGCTCAATGCCCGCATGAAGGAACACATGAACGGCATGCGCATCGAGGACCTGCCGAAGCCGTTTGTGGCGGTGGCGACCGAGATCCGTACCGGCCACGAAATCTGGCTGAGCGAAGGTGCGCTGATCCGGGCCGTTCGCGCATCCTATGCATTGCCCGGCGTATTCGAGCCGGTGGAATGCGATGGCCGCATCCTTGTCGACGGGGCACTGGTCAATCCCGTTCCCGTATCGGTGTGCCGCGCCTATGAGCAGCCGCTGGTGATCGCGGTGAACCTGCACTACGACAATTTCGGGCGCTCCGCCGTCTTGAAGCACAGCGCGGGCGAATTGCTGATTGAGAAGAACGGCAATCCGAGGGACACGAAGGACACGCCGCCGACGCAGGCGAGGCTTGGCGTCACAGGCGTCATGGTCGAGGCGTTCAACATCATACAGGACCGCATTTCGCGCGCCAGGCTGGCCGGCGATCCGCCGGACATGTCGCTGCAACCCAAGCTCGGACATATCGGCCTCGCGGAATTCCATCGCGCAGACGAGGCAATCGAGCTTGGCTATGAAAGCACACTTGCGCGCATCGAAGAGGTAAAGCGGCTTCAGGCCGTCATGGTTTGA